A window of Bradyrhizobium sp. AZCC 1610 contains these coding sequences:
- a CDS encoding acetate--CoA ligase family protein — translation MDAQASTASHQAEKWSPSPDASDIVKSIHPMLHPRNIVLVGATDKPGNYAERIWNNLIKYKYEGGLFPVNAKRETIWGVPCYKDFASLPEKPDHVLVLVPARFAVQVIRDAAAAGARSATIVTSGFSELQDEDSQRLALELKEAVRETGLAVTGPNCLGNLSAGEKLFTNIDDRIVTMEAGPVAIAGQSGAIVMAIRQTLEDRGVGVGYMVTTGNETGLETPDLMAYFAADPSIRVIVVYLEGVRNTKVFREACKAARAAGKPVIALKLGASEGGRAAAMAHTGALAGSIETFDAISTREGVIRVRGLDELIETTECFVHADPPKGNRIAAVSLSGGKRGLLIDAFYSAGMNFAPLSPNATEQLAKMLGPGSIVGNPLDAGFAAVVDPSVYMNSIKIMIDDPDTDIVIIDAELPKAPHELRERNLRIVNEMAGAASKPVVYISAMSIGFTEFTKALRKSLPNIAVMQGLDRAVGAIKSLIEYSSLRKEVPDIVSSSKASARAVLEKTLKAANGAAALDEVASKKLLKAYGIPVSKEEIAQTAAEAVKIAKKIGFPVVAKVVSADILHKSDIGGVVLNLNSAAEVKKAFNDITARVTKLKGKPKLEGILIAQQVKADLELVVGASLDAEMGPVVLFGTGGVDIELMKDVALAGAPLDEAEAKQLIARTKAGVKMKGYRGKPALHEPSAVKALVGLSYLMADAGNRIASIDVNPFLINSKVGVAVDGLIVLNNAAANKAAKH, via the coding sequence ATGGACGCTCAGGCAAGCACCGCATCGCATCAGGCCGAAAAATGGTCGCCTTCGCCTGACGCCAGCGACATCGTCAAGAGCATCCATCCGATGCTGCATCCGCGCAATATCGTGCTGGTCGGCGCCACCGACAAGCCCGGCAACTATGCCGAGCGTATCTGGAACAATCTGATCAAGTACAAGTACGAAGGCGGACTGTTCCCGGTCAACGCCAAGCGCGAAACGATCTGGGGCGTGCCCTGCTACAAGGATTTCGCCAGCCTGCCGGAAAAGCCCGATCACGTGCTGGTGCTGGTGCCGGCGCGTTTCGCGGTGCAAGTGATTCGTGACGCCGCAGCGGCCGGCGCACGCTCGGCCACCATCGTCACTTCGGGCTTCAGCGAGTTGCAGGACGAGGACAGCCAGCGGCTGGCGCTCGAATTGAAGGAGGCGGTGCGCGAGACCGGCCTCGCCGTCACCGGCCCGAACTGCCTCGGCAATCTGAGCGCGGGCGAAAAGCTGTTCACCAATATCGACGATCGTATCGTCACCATGGAAGCAGGCCCGGTCGCGATTGCCGGGCAATCCGGCGCGATCGTGATGGCGATCCGCCAGACGCTGGAAGATCGCGGTGTCGGTGTCGGCTACATGGTCACGACCGGCAACGAGACCGGCCTGGAGACGCCCGACCTGATGGCCTATTTCGCGGCCGATCCGTCGATCCGCGTCATTGTGGTCTATCTCGAAGGCGTCCGGAACACGAAGGTGTTTCGCGAAGCCTGCAAGGCCGCACGCGCCGCCGGCAAGCCCGTGATCGCACTCAAGCTCGGCGCTTCCGAGGGCGGCCGCGCCGCCGCGATGGCGCATACCGGCGCGCTCGCCGGCTCGATCGAAACATTTGACGCGATCTCAACGCGCGAAGGCGTGATCCGCGTCCGCGGGCTCGACGAACTGATCGAAACCACCGAATGTTTCGTCCATGCCGATCCGCCGAAGGGCAACCGAATCGCCGCGGTGTCGCTATCCGGCGGCAAGCGCGGCCTCCTGATCGACGCGTTCTATTCGGCCGGCATGAACTTCGCGCCGCTCAGCCCGAATGCAACCGAGCAACTGGCAAAGATGCTCGGTCCCGGCAGCATCGTCGGCAATCCCCTCGATGCCGGTTTTGCCGCGGTCGTGGACCCCTCGGTCTACATGAACTCGATCAAGATCATGATCGACGACCCCGACACCGACATCGTTATCATCGACGCCGAACTGCCGAAGGCGCCGCATGAATTGCGCGAACGCAACTTACGGATCGTCAACGAGATGGCCGGCGCCGCCAGCAAACCCGTGGTCTACATCAGCGCGATGTCGATCGGATTTACCGAATTCACCAAGGCCTTGCGCAAATCGCTGCCGAACATCGCGGTCATGCAGGGTCTTGACCGCGCGGTCGGCGCGATCAAGTCGCTGATTGAATATTCTTCCCTGCGCAAGGAAGTGCCCGACATCGTGTCGAGCTCGAAGGCATCCGCGCGTGCGGTGCTGGAGAAGACGCTCAAGGCCGCCAACGGCGCCGCTGCGCTGGACGAAGTCGCTTCGAAAAAGCTTCTTAAGGCCTATGGCATCCCGGTTTCAAAGGAAGAGATCGCGCAGACTGCGGCGGAAGCGGTGAAAATCGCCAAGAAAATTGGCTTTCCCGTGGTCGCCAAGGTCGTCAGCGCCGACATCCTGCACAAGTCGGATATCGGCGGCGTGGTGCTGAACCTCAACAGCGCGGCCGAGGTGAAAAAAGCGTTCAACGATATCACCGCACGGGTGACGAAGCTGAAAGGCAAGCCGAAGCTCGAAGGCATTCTGATCGCGCAGCAGGTCAAGGCCGACCTTGAACTCGTGGTCGGCGCCTCGCTCGACGCCGAGATGGGGCCGGTAGTGCTGTTCGGCACCGGCGGCGTCGATATCGAACTGATGAAGGACGTCGCGCTCGCCGGCGCACCGCTGGATGAAGCCGAGGCGAAGCAGCTGATTGCCAGGACCAAGGCCGGCGTGAAAATGAAGGGCTATCGCGGCAAGCCGGCGCTGCACGAGCCTTCCGCGGTGAAGGCGCTGGTCGGCCTGTCTTATTTGATGGCCGACGCCGGCAACCGCATCGCGTCGATCGATGTGAATCCATTTTTGATCAACAGCAAGGTCGGCGTCGCCGTTGACGGCCTGATCGTGCTCAACAACGCCGCCGCGAACAAGGCGGCAAAGCATTAG
- a CDS encoding class GN sortase, whose product MPRFVLPLLLTLIGLILFGQGAYIHAKALLAQVLLERAFEKTIATGRETKPWSWADTWPVARIEVKRLHARAIVLSGSSGQALAFGPGHVERTPDAGERGVAVYSAHRDTHFAFLKNVVIGDEINVMRSDGKHFHYRVDATAVVRFDTSGIDPLADGYQLVLSTCWPFDALTQGPERYLVHATMIGDAPGSR is encoded by the coding sequence ATGCCCCGCTTCGTCCTTCCCCTGCTTCTCACCCTCATCGGCCTGATCCTGTTCGGCCAAGGGGCCTACATCCACGCCAAGGCGCTGCTGGCGCAAGTTCTGCTGGAACGCGCCTTCGAGAAAACCATCGCCACCGGGCGCGAGACAAAGCCGTGGTCGTGGGCGGATACATGGCCGGTCGCCCGCATCGAAGTGAAGCGGCTCCATGCCCGCGCCATCGTGCTTTCGGGAAGCAGCGGCCAGGCGCTCGCCTTCGGTCCGGGGCACGTCGAACGGACGCCCGATGCCGGCGAGCGCGGCGTCGCCGTCTATTCGGCGCATCGCGATACGCATTTCGCTTTCCTGAAGAATGTCGTGATCGGTGACGAGATCAACGTGATGCGAAGCGACGGCAAACACTTCCACTACCGAGTGGATGCCACCGCGGTCGTGCGCTTTGATACTTCCGGCATTGATCCGCTCGCAGACGGATATCAACTGGTGCTGTCGACCTGCTGGCCGTTCGACGCGCTGACGCAGGGACCTGAGCGCTATCTTGTGCATGCCACGATGATCGGTGACGCGCCGGGTTCACGCTGA
- a CDS encoding helix-turn-helix domain-containing protein: MPTPDKQLSAEQSRQIADTIREEVARRRISRQSLAELAKLSLSTLEKVLGGRRPFTLATTVRLEQALGVSLRKTPEAAPAPAAALNGEVAPDGLGAYSRRAVAWIEGTYVTVRPSFGDKDAIFAYRTEISWDAAVSSLVFHESERQDAAFTQFGEVAVPNQSGHIYLVTNRHGQHRLITVARLAISGEMYGIITTLLAGRGSLLTPIAAPIAYLPITMVASPTFGRVSSGDPNYAVYRQHLRRTTDEPFAMFLPG, encoded by the coding sequence ATGCCGACGCCGGACAAGCAGCTTTCCGCCGAGCAAAGCCGGCAGATCGCGGACACCATTCGTGAGGAAGTCGCCCGTCGCCGCATCTCCCGGCAATCGCTGGCGGAGCTTGCAAAACTCAGCCTGTCGACTCTGGAGAAGGTGCTGGGCGGCCGCCGTCCGTTCACGCTCGCCACCACAGTGCGGCTTGAGCAGGCGCTCGGCGTCTCCCTGCGCAAGACGCCGGAGGCGGCGCCAGCGCCTGCGGCTGCCCTCAATGGCGAGGTTGCGCCCGATGGGCTCGGCGCCTATTCGCGCCGCGCGGTGGCCTGGATCGAAGGCACCTACGTCACGGTGCGTCCCTCGTTCGGCGACAAGGACGCGATCTTCGCCTACCGCACCGAGATATCATGGGACGCGGCGGTCTCATCGCTGGTGTTTCACGAGAGCGAACGGCAGGACGCGGCCTTCACCCAGTTCGGCGAGGTGGCGGTACCGAACCAGTCCGGCCACATCTATCTCGTCACCAACCGGCACGGCCAGCACCGCCTGATCACGGTGGCGCGGCTGGCGATTTCGGGCGAGATGTACGGCATCATCACGACACTGCTCGCAGGCCGCGGCTCGCTGTTGACGCCGATCGCTGCGCCAATCGCCTATCTGCCGATCACGATGGTTGCCAGCCCGACCTTTGGCAGGGTTTCGTCCGGCGACCCCAACTATGCGGTTTACCGCCAGCATTTGCGCCGGACGACCGATGAGCCGTTTGCGATGTTCCTGCCGGGGTAG
- a CDS encoding DEAD/DEAH box helicase family protein yields the protein MKEATARIKINKLLEAAGWRFFSDSKGPANVQLEPSVALTKHTLDNLGENFEKVSKGFIDFLLLNEKGFPFIVLEAKAEDKNPLVGKEQARKYAKSQNCRFVILSNGNLHYFWDLERGNPYVITSFPTPVSVTGYQKSVPNPKCLIEEVVENDYVALTQRPNYASEAAWKSDAERPRFIELNGLRFLRPYQKRAIVAIQQTVAKGGDRFLLEMATGTGKTLTSAAIIKLFLRTGNARRVLFLVDRLELEDQALKAFRKVLANDYKSVIYKENRDDWRHAEIVVSTVQSLLFNNKYHQLFSPTDFDLVISDEAHRSIGGNARAVFDYFIGYKLGLTATPRDYLKKFVKDKSTSKDPREFERRLLLDTYRTFGCEDGQPTFRYSLLDGVKDGYLVNPTVVDARSEVTTQLLSDGGFVVEFKDEEGDDQKETYKQRQFEKRFFSPATNQLFCKAFLENALRDPISGEIGKSIIFAVSQNHAAKLAQILNGMADRIFPGKYQSDFAVQVTSHVDGAQQYTINFANNNLLGSANFIPTYKTSKARVCITVGMMTTGYDCPDILNLGLFRPIFSPTDFIQIKGRGTRKHDFREQLFDETIRESVKEPQKSGFKLFDFFANCEYFEEEFDYDQVIKLPKPKSGTGEGGEEATGGGSTGAIYEHLDDDILLTLKEEDIGHGGMRIDREFYARFEDVVRENAFVAASVEAGEWDRVIDYLNKEIFDKPSEYYSLEKLRRAAGVDRRLTLREILEKIFGLIPRFKSKDDLLEEEFSKFVADYKPDEAGAIPAIKNYFKAYAASDQIRHIIESGHLTDLATNPIFSTREFRAVPAKYRKLIPEYVKDYVSLNQFVT from the coding sequence ATGAAGGAGGCCACCGCCCGCATAAAAATAAACAAGCTGCTTGAAGCAGCGGGCTGGCGTTTTTTCTCGGACTCAAAAGGGCCAGCGAACGTCCAGCTTGAACCAAGCGTCGCACTCACAAAGCATACCCTCGATAATCTTGGTGAGAACTTCGAGAAGGTCTCCAAAGGCTTCATCGATTTCCTGCTGCTCAACGAAAAGGGGTTTCCGTTCATCGTCCTCGAAGCGAAGGCGGAAGACAAGAATCCGCTCGTTGGCAAGGAGCAGGCGCGGAAGTATGCGAAGTCTCAAAATTGTCGCTTCGTCATACTCTCCAATGGAAACCTGCACTACTTCTGGGACCTCGAAAGGGGCAATCCCTACGTCATCACGAGTTTTCCAACCCCGGTCTCCGTTACCGGCTACCAGAAAAGCGTCCCTAACCCAAAATGCCTCATCGAGGAAGTCGTCGAAAATGACTACGTGGCACTCACGCAGCGACCCAACTATGCCTCCGAGGCCGCCTGGAAAAGCGATGCCGAGCGCCCTCGGTTCATCGAGCTAAACGGACTTCGTTTCCTTCGCCCGTACCAGAAGCGAGCCATTGTGGCCATTCAGCAAACAGTGGCGAAAGGTGGCGACCGCTTTCTCTTGGAAATGGCCACTGGTACCGGGAAAACGCTCACCTCGGCTGCGATCATCAAACTGTTTCTTCGGACGGGCAATGCCCGCCGTGTGCTTTTCCTGGTAGACAGGCTCGAGCTGGAGGACCAAGCACTAAAAGCTTTCAGAAAGGTGCTCGCAAACGACTACAAGAGCGTCATCTACAAAGAGAACCGCGATGACTGGCGTCACGCCGAAATCGTTGTCTCCACCGTCCAGTCGCTGCTCTTCAACAATAAATACCACCAGCTCTTTTCGCCCACCGACTTCGATCTCGTCATCTCTGACGAAGCGCACCGTTCTATCGGCGGCAATGCCCGCGCCGTCTTCGATTACTTCATCGGCTATAAACTCGGCCTTACAGCTACTCCCCGCGACTACCTCAAGAAATTTGTTAAAGATAAGTCCACGAGCAAAGATCCTCGCGAGTTCGAGCGCCGTCTGTTGCTCGATACCTACCGGACTTTCGGCTGCGAGGACGGCCAGCCCACTTTCCGATACTCGCTGCTCGATGGCGTCAAAGACGGCTACCTCGTCAACCCAACCGTCGTAGACGCCCGCAGCGAAGTGACCACCCAGCTTCTGTCGGACGGGGGCTTTGTCGTCGAGTTCAAGGACGAGGAGGGGGACGACCAGAAGGAAACATACAAGCAACGACAATTTGAGAAGCGGTTTTTCTCGCCTGCCACCAATCAGCTCTTTTGCAAGGCCTTCCTGGAGAACGCCCTGCGCGATCCGATCAGCGGTGAGATTGGCAAGTCGATCATTTTTGCCGTGAGCCAGAACCATGCGGCCAAGCTGGCGCAGATTCTGAACGGGATGGCAGACCGTATATTCCCCGGTAAATATCAATCGGACTTTGCCGTTCAAGTCACGTCGCATGTTGACGGTGCGCAGCAATACACGATCAACTTTGCAAACAATAATCTGCTTGGATCAGCGAATTTTATCCCCACTTATAAAACCAGTAAGGCCCGCGTCTGCATTACCGTCGGCATGATGACCACCGGTTATGATTGCCCGGATATCCTCAATTTGGGCCTTTTTCGTCCGATCTTCTCTCCAACGGACTTCATTCAAATCAAGGGGCGCGGAACTCGCAAGCACGACTTCCGGGAGCAGCTTTTTGACGAGACGATAAGGGAGAGTGTGAAGGAGCCACAGAAATCCGGATTCAAGCTGTTCGACTTCTTCGCAAACTGCGAATATTTCGAGGAAGAATTCGATTACGACCAGGTTATCAAGCTTCCCAAACCGAAATCCGGGACCGGTGAAGGAGGCGAGGAAGCTACAGGTGGCGGCTCCACGGGAGCCATTTACGAGCACCTCGACGACGACATTCTTCTCACGCTCAAAGAGGAGGATATCGGCCACGGGGGCATGAGGATTGATCGAGAATTTTACGCTAGGTTCGAGGATGTCGTGCGTGAGAATGCTTTCGTCGCGGCCAGCGTTGAGGCTGGTGAGTGGGATCGCGTCATCGATTACTTGAACAAGGAAATTTTCGACAAGCCGAGTGAATACTACTCCCTTGAGAAGCTACGGAGAGCTGCAGGTGTAGATCGGCGCCTCACGCTCCGTGAAATACTCGAAAAAATCTTTGGTTTGATTCCACGTTTCAAATCCAAGGACGATCTCCTGGAGGAGGAGTTCTCAAAGTTTGTTGCTGACTACAAGCCCGACGAAGCCGGGGCCATTCCGGCCATCAAGAACTATTTCAAGGCCTATGCTGCAAGCGATCAGATTCGTCACATCATTGAGTCCGGTCACCTGACCGATTTGGCCACGAACCCCATTTTCTCGACGAGAGAATTTAGGGCCGTGCCCGCGAAATACCGGAAGCTCATCCCTGAATACGTCAAGGACTATGTCTCCTTGAACCAGTTCGTCACCTAG
- a CDS encoding cold-shock protein produces the protein MATGTVKWFNATKGFGFIQPDDGGTDVFVHISAVERAGLSSLNEGQKISFEAKKDPMRGKTSAENLRVD, from the coding sequence ATGGCTACCGGAACAGTTAAGTGGTTCAACGCGACCAAGGGTTTTGGCTTCATTCAGCCCGATGATGGTGGAACGGACGTTTTCGTTCACATTTCGGCCGTCGAACGCGCAGGTCTGAGCTCGCTCAATGAAGGTCAGAAGATCTCGTTCGAAGCGAAGAAGGACCCGATGCGCGGCAAGACCAGCGCCGAGAACCTTCGCGTCGACTAA
- a CDS encoding acyl-CoA synthetase: MSSVRHYDWIAHFGRRTPDKIAAIDLASERRLSYAQFDARISRLATHLRDKLGVTRGDRVAVLALNTSDTLEVQFACGRIGAVFLPLNTRLTVPELQFIVGDSSPKVMIHDTDLAEVALTVAKLCNVSSALLLGPDGSYEAAIDTSRPLDRFEHVTHDDISTIMYTSGTTGLPKGAIITHGMTFWNCVNLGGPAYISPSSVLLTVLPLFHTGGLNCYTNPVLHAGGTVLIMRAFDPALALQLISDPTYGINQFFGVPAIYQFMSQHPLFATADFSRLVIGGVGGAPMPVPLLKIWEARGVALQQGYGMTETSPAVLTLDKEDAARKAGSSGKPVLHTEVRIVRPDGTDADVGELGELWVKGPNVTPGYWNRPDANQSSFTDGWLHTGDATRVDEEGFYYIVDRWKDMYISGGENVYPAEVESVLHQLTAIAEAAVIGIPNEQWGEVGMAIVAVKPGHTLRPEEIHAHCQTNLARFKCPRLIEFVDALPRNATGKIHKPTLRKNFSAPKPTDKAAIAS; encoded by the coding sequence ATGTCGTCGGTTCGCCATTACGACTGGATTGCGCATTTCGGCCGCCGCACGCCGGACAAGATCGCTGCCATCGACCTCGCCAGCGAACGCCGGCTTTCCTACGCGCAGTTCGATGCGCGGATTTCGCGTCTTGCCACCCATCTGCGCGACAAACTCGGCGTCACGCGCGGCGACCGCGTCGCTGTGCTGGCGCTGAACACGTCAGATACGCTCGAGGTGCAGTTCGCCTGCGGTCGGATCGGCGCGGTATTCCTGCCGCTGAACACGCGGCTTACGGTTCCCGAATTGCAGTTCATCGTCGGCGATTCCTCGCCGAAGGTGATGATCCACGACACTGATCTCGCCGAAGTTGCGCTGACGGTCGCAAAGCTCTGCAACGTTTCGTCAGCGCTATTGCTCGGACCTGATGGCTCCTATGAAGCGGCGATCGACACATCCAGGCCGCTCGACCGGTTCGAACATGTCACGCATGACGATATCTCGACCATCATGTATACCTCGGGCACCACCGGCTTGCCCAAGGGCGCGATCATCACCCATGGCATGACGTTCTGGAACTGCGTCAATCTCGGCGGCCCCGCCTATATCTCGCCATCGTCGGTACTGCTCACGGTGCTGCCGCTGTTCCACACCGGCGGGCTGAATTGCTACACCAATCCGGTGCTGCATGCCGGCGGCACCGTGCTGATCATGCGCGCGTTCGATCCCGCTCTCGCGCTGCAGCTGATCAGCGATCCCACATACGGCATCAACCAGTTCTTCGGCGTGCCCGCGATCTACCAGTTCATGTCGCAGCATCCGTTATTCGCAACGGCCGATTTCAGCCGGCTCGTGATCGGCGGCGTCGGCGGCGCGCCGATGCCGGTGCCGCTGCTGAAAATATGGGAAGCCCGCGGCGTCGCCCTGCAGCAGGGTTACGGCATGACCGAGACCAGTCCGGCCGTGCTCACGCTCGACAAGGAAGACGCCGCGCGCAAGGCCGGCTCGTCCGGCAAGCCGGTGCTGCATACGGAAGTGCGGATCGTTCGCCCGGACGGGACGGATGCGGATGTCGGCGAGCTCGGCGAGCTCTGGGTCAAGGGACCGAACGTCACGCCGGGCTACTGGAACAGGCCGGACGCCAACCAATCGTCCTTCACCGACGGATGGCTGCACACCGGCGATGCCACACGCGTCGATGAAGAAGGCTTCTACTACATCGTCGACCGCTGGAAGGACATGTACATTTCCGGCGGCGAGAACGTCTATCCGGCCGAGGTCGAGAGCGTGCTGCATCAGCTCACGGCAATCGCCGAGGCCGCCGTGATCGGTATCCCGAACGAGCAATGGGGTGAAGTCGGCATGGCGATCGTGGCGGTCAAGCCCGGCCATACGCTCCGGCCGGAGGAGATCCATGCGCACTGCCAGACCAATCTGGCGCGGTTCAAATGTCCGCGCCTGATCGAGTTCGTCGACGCCCTGCCGCGCAACGCCACGGGGAAAATTCACAAGCCGACATTGCGAAAGAATTTCAGCGCGCCGAAGCCGACCGACAAAGCGGCCATTGCTTCATGA
- a CDS encoding marine proteobacterial sortase target protein: MTTCDEIEADKRSEQPNLIRLVLFFVMQGVAVILVGFAALFLSFEPAWSAERLQAAFVKPGDARSGSLLLKTDDGYADASRLGIDVDLIVSGPTVRARVTQIFRNPTQDWVEAVYVYPLPSGGAVDTLKMVIGDRVVVGDIKQRQQAKIVYEQAKQNGQKAALTEQERPNIFTNSVANIGPGETVLVQIEYQEPVQQSGDEFSLRVPMVVAPRYNPAPVVQSVDFRPDGSGWGSVKSDPVPDRDRISPEVLDPATNAPINPTRITVRLQAGFPLGEIKSHHHAIKTEKPDANTSILRLAEGPVPADRDFELTWKPVAEKAPSVGLFRERVGDSDYLLAFVTPPSVEQTQQKPLPREVIFVIDNSGSMGGVSIIQAKASLIYALGRLQPGDRFNVIRFDHTMDVLFPAAVPADREHIGRAASFVGALQANGGTEMVPAMRAALSDTISDTNYVRQVVFLTDGAIGNEQQLFETVSALRGRSRIFMVGIGSAPNTYLMTRAAELGRGTFTHIGSVEQVEERMRGLFAKLENPAVTNLTARFSDASADITPVAIPDVYRDEPLVLAAKLDKLAGSVEIKGRIGDRPWVVTLPLANAAEGKGLSKLWARRKIADAEVARTTRQASPEDADKTILALALEHQLVTRLTSLVAVDKTPSRPQGEPLKVSELPINLPAGWDFEKVFGERPRAPAMPTERRADTEEARVQVAALKRAQPVVTQAPSTVTLPKTATDAELKMIAGVILLTLSLILFVFNRRQMSLR, from the coding sequence ATGACGACATGCGACGAAATTGAAGCCGACAAACGCAGCGAACAGCCCAACCTGATCAGGCTGGTGCTGTTCTTTGTGATGCAGGGCGTTGCCGTAATCCTGGTCGGATTTGCGGCATTATTTTTGAGCTTTGAGCCGGCCTGGTCCGCGGAACGCCTGCAAGCCGCCTTCGTCAAGCCTGGTGACGCGCGCTCTGGTTCGTTGCTCCTCAAGACGGACGACGGCTACGCCGATGCGTCGCGGCTCGGCATCGATGTCGACCTCATCGTATCGGGTCCCACGGTTCGCGCCCGCGTCACCCAGATTTTCCGCAACCCGACGCAAGATTGGGTCGAGGCGGTCTATGTCTATCCGCTCCCGTCGGGCGGCGCCGTCGACACGCTGAAGATGGTGATCGGCGATCGCGTCGTGGTCGGCGACATCAAGCAGCGGCAGCAGGCCAAGATCGTCTACGAACAAGCGAAGCAGAACGGACAGAAGGCGGCGCTGACCGAACAGGAGCGGCCGAACATCTTCACCAATTCGGTCGCCAATATCGGCCCCGGCGAAACCGTGCTGGTGCAGATCGAATATCAGGAGCCAGTCCAGCAATCCGGCGACGAGTTCTCGCTGCGGGTGCCGATGGTGGTCGCCCCGCGCTACAATCCCGCGCCCGTGGTGCAAAGCGTCGACTTCCGGCCCGATGGCAGTGGCTGGGGTTCGGTCAAATCCGATCCCGTGCCGGATCGCGACCGCATCTCGCCCGAAGTGCTCGATCCCGCGACGAACGCGCCGATCAATCCGACCCGCATCACCGTGCGGCTGCAGGCTGGTTTCCCGCTTGGCGAAATCAAGAGCCACCATCATGCGATCAAGACCGAAAAACCAGACGCCAACACGAGCATTCTGCGCCTTGCCGAAGGCCCTGTGCCGGCCGACCGCGATTTCGAGCTGACCTGGAAGCCGGTGGCCGAGAAGGCGCCGTCGGTAGGATTATTCCGCGAGCGCGTCGGCGACAGCGATTACCTGCTCGCCTTCGTTACACCGCCTTCGGTCGAGCAGACGCAGCAGAAACCGCTGCCGCGCGAGGTGATCTTCGTGATCGACAATTCCGGCTCGATGGGCGGCGTCTCGATCATCCAGGCCAAGGCGAGCCTGATCTACGCGCTCGGCCGTCTGCAGCCCGGCGACCGCTTCAACGTGATCCGGTTCGATCACACCATGGACGTGCTGTTCCCGGCGGCCGTGCCGGCCGACAGGGAGCATATCGGCCGGGCCGCCTCCTTTGTCGGCGCGCTGCAGGCCAATGGCGGCACCGAAATGGTGCCGGCGATGCGCGCGGCGTTGTCCGACACCATCAGCGATACCAACTACGTCCGCCAGGTCGTCTTCCTGACCGACGGCGCGATCGGCAACGAGCAGCAATTGTTCGAAACCGTCAGCGCGCTACGCGGCCGCTCGCGCATCTTCATGGTCGGCATCGGCTCGGCCCCGAATACCTACCTGATGACGCGCGCCGCCGAACTCGGCCGCGGCACCTTCACCCATATCGGCTCGGTGGAACAGGTCGAGGAACGCATGCGCGGCCTGTTCGCCAAACTGGAGAATCCAGCGGTGACCAATCTCACCGCAAGATTTTCCGACGCCAGCGCCGACATCACGCCGGTCGCGATCCCTGACGTCTATCGCGACGAGCCGCTGGTTCTGGCGGCCAAGCTCGACAAGCTCGCGGGCTCGGTCGAGATCAAGGGCCGTATCGGCGACCGTCCCTGGGTCGTCACCCTTCCGCTGGCGAACGCGGCCGAAGGCAAGGGCCTGTCCAAGCTCTGGGCGCGCCGCAAGATCGCGGATGCGGAAGTTGCGCGCACCACGCGGCAGGCCAGCCCGGAAGATGCCGACAAGACCATTCTGGCGCTGGCGCTCGAGCATCAGCTCGTCACGCGGCTGACCAGCCTGGTCGCGGTCGACAAGACTCCGAGCCGCCCCCAAGGCGAGCCGCTCAAGGTCTCGGAACTGCCGATCAACCTGCCGGCCGGCTGGGACTTTGAAAAGGTGTTCGGCGAACGCCCACGCGCTCCTGCAATGCCGACGGAACGGCGCGCGGATACGGAGGAGGCGCGGGTTCAGGTCGCCGCGCTGAAGCGAGCGCAGCCCGTCGTCACCCAGGCGCCCAGCACGGTCACGTTGCCGAAGACGGCGACTGACGCCGAACTGAAGATGATTGCGGGTGTGATCCTGCTCACGCTCAGCCTGATCCTGTTCGTATTCAATCGACGTCAGATGTCACTGCGTTGA